The genomic interval GTCTGttctgcagaccctgactcaacagCGGAGGGATGAATGCGCTCTCACACCATTGCAGGGATTCCAGTGGGCGAGGGATGGGTGAAATGCAACCAATCAACCAACACTCCCTCTCCGTGGTAAAAGACTGCAAacaggttctaagtcaacacacttgtgggtaattaacatggttaaaagagtggttataCAAATGATAAAAAACTTAGGTTCCGGGCCCGGAGTAAACACTGTTCATGGGGAATTCTCCTTTGCCCTCCCCCTGAGACggccatccagcacaaagtttgcATGAGCAAACAGTTAatgtagagacaaagggatgtggggtaaacggGTTTAAGCTGGGAAAGCCTTTTATCCTCCCGATCTCGTCCCTAGTCATGGACTGACTGGCTGGCCACCTTTGGCCTGCCCCAGTGAAAACTTTTGGCCTTCCTaaaggtttgagactaatctaCAACTTTCcgtaatattttctgtaatattttgtcagccaccccaagtgaattccaacaatcttgttctttttcatggctgtctagtattcaatggtgtgcatgtatcacttttttttttttttatccagtctgtcactgatgggcacttagtttgagtccacgtctttgctattgtgaacagtgctgcagtgaatattcatgtgcatgtgtctattgatttctattcctctgggtatatacccagtaacgggattggtggtcgaatggtagttctgctttgcGGTCTCTGAGGACTTGCCACACGGCTTTCCACGGGGGCTGAACTACTTCACGCCGCCACCACCGGTGTGTGTGCCCTTTTCTCctcaacctcaccagcatctgttactttctttttatgaTAGTCATTATggctggtgtgaggtggtatctcattgtgggtttgatttgcatttctctaatgatcagtgatggtgagccttttttttcccacatgCTTGCTGGCCACAtgcatgtcttattttgaaaactgttcattttcttttttctttttgttttttaggctagtcaagtgaagcagtgggagtggagaagtaATAAAGAAATCTATAACTGGTCGaattgtaaacaccactgcactcagaccagccccattttcttcattcactttttagtggggttgtttttctcttgtaagttTGTATAAAATCCTTATAAatgctggatgttagacctttgacagatgcacagtttgcagaTATGGTCTCCCATTCCGTAGGTGGTCTGCGTACTCCgacgatagtttctttttctgtgcagaagctcttccgtttaattagatgccacttgtcagtttttgcttttgttgtgattgcctttggtgtctttgtcatgaaatctttgcccgttcttatgtccaggatggtattgccctaggttgtcttccagggtttttatagttttgagtttcacatttaagtctttaatccatcgtgGGTTGATTATTATAgatgatgtaaggaaggggtccagcttcaatcttgtgcctatggctagccagttattccagtaccatttattgactGTGGAGTcttctccccattgcttgtttctgtcagcttcgttgaagatcaggtggttgtacatatgtatgtaaccttgtttctgggctctctattctgttacattgatctatgtgcctgttttataccagtaccatactgttttggttactgtagccctgtagtatagtttgaagtcaggtaacacaatgcctccagctctgttcttcttgcttaggattaccttggctattccggctcctttttggttccatgtgaattttaaaatagtattttctagtCCTTTGAATAATATGCTTGGTAtaatagtttgataggaatagtgttgaatctgtaaattgctttgggcagtatggccattttaatgatattgattcttcctatccatgagcatgggatgtttttccacttgttttgtcttttctgatttctttgggcagtgtttcataattctcattgtagagatctttcacctccctggttagctgtgttcctaagtattttattctttttgtgtcagttgtgaatgggattgcctttctgatttggcACTCAGCTTGGCTATGgctagtgtataggaatgctagtgatttttgtacatttattttgtacccTAAAAGTTTTCTGAAGTTGTTTAGCAGCTGAaagagcttttgggctgagactatgtggttttctagatatagaatcatggtGTCTGCAAACAGACAGTTTGAATTCCTCTCATcctgtttggatgccttttatttcttcatattgcctgattgctctgcccaggacttccaatactatgttgaataggaatggtgagagcacccttgtcttgtgccagttttgaaggggaatgcttccagcttttgcccattcagtatctgttggctgtgggcttgtcagtgcttactttcttttctctaccCTATTCTTTATTACATCTTCACATCATcccccatttattcattcagtcagtcatccatttattcattcatcccttCATTCCTAAGCATGAATGCCTAAATAATATAGCTTTGCTTCCTGTTTCTGAGCTCTATGTAATGATTTACATGGCAGCTGTTCGTTGCTGTCTGGCTTCCTCTGCTACAGGCCATATTTGTGAGATTCAGTCTTGTTGTCTGTAGCTGTAGTTCATTCGCGCTCATTGttatggagacttttttttttttttttttgagacggagtttcgctcttgttacccaggctggagtgcaatggcgcgatctcggctcaccgcaacctccgcctcctgggttcaggcaattctcctgcctcagcctcctgagtagctgggattacaggcacgcaccaccactcccagctagttttttgtatttttagtagagacggggtttcaccatgttgaccaggatggtcttgatctctcgacctcgtgatccacccgcctcggcctcccaaagtgctgggattacaggcttgagccactgcgcccggccgttaTGGAGactttatataaatatctgtAACATGTTTATCCATTTTACTGCCAGTGAGTGTTCAGCTTGTTTCCAGGCTTTGACTATaatgatgctgctatgaacattcttgtgtatGTCTCTTGGTACACGTgtacagttttccaaaatggttgtaccaGTTTATCCACTCCCACTAATGATGTGTTACAGTCCCATGGCCTCATCATGCTCTCACAGACGTTGTGATTGctactgttgttgttttgagatggagttttgctgttgatgcccaggctggagtgcaatggtgtgatctcagctcaccacaacctccgcctcccgagttcaagtgattctcctgcctcagcctcccaaatagctgggattacaggcatgtgccaccatgcctggcttattttgtattttttagtagagacagggtttctccatgttggtcaggctggtcttgaactcctgacctcaggtgatccacctgcctcggcctcccaaagtactgggattacaggtgtgagccaccacacctggtctatgCCAGTGTTTTTTAATGCAGACTCATGGTggatgtgtagtggtatctcattgcagttttaccTTGCATTTCCTTGCCAGTTAATGAAAGTGAGAACTCAGGCGTATTGGCCAGTTGGTTATATATGTTTAAGTACTGCCTGTTCACATTAGTGACCACTTTTCTCTGAGTtgcctgatttattttctttattgctctATGGaccttatttatatattctagatcaaactctttttttttttttttttttgagacggaatttcgctcttgttacccaggctggagtgcaatggcgcgatctcggctcaccgcaacctccgcctcctgggttcaggcaattctcccacctcagcctcccgagtagctgggattacaggcacgtgccaccacacccagataattttttgtatttttagtagagacggggtttcaccatgttgaccaggatggtctcgatctcttgacctcgtgatccacccgcctctgcctcccaaagtgctgggatgacaggcttgagccaccgcacctggctagatCAAACTCTTTATCAGTCGTATGTATTATAGGTGTCTTCTGACTTACTTGCTTTTCACTCTCTTAATGTTATAATTTGatggaaaattttgttttactgtaGTAAATGTTatcattcttttcatttatgGTTGGTGTTTTCATGTCAATTAAGGAAGTCCCTCCCTTCTCCCAAGGACATAAAGATACTTTATTATGCTGTCTTCTAAATCCTTCACATTCAGAGCCATCATCCACTCTAATAGATTTTTGTATGCTCTTTTGGTCTGTTTTTGAACATGAAATAAAGGTCATGTTCAAGCTTTATTCCTCATATGGATGCAGAGTTGTCCTGAGAGCACCCACAGTCTTTGTGAAAGACTACCCTCCTCACTCTGCACCATCACCTGTGCCCTAAGTCAAGGGTCTGTATACTCATGGCTCTGTTCTGGGATGGCTGTACTGTTCCATAGGTCCGTGGATCTACGCTGTGTCAACACTCATGTCTTGACTACAGTAGCTTTATAACAAGCCTTACACCAGATAAAAGCTAGTCTTAccgccttgttttgtttttatttttccccatgaGTGACTTTTGGAAAGTTCTCAGTCATTACCTCTTTGTTTCTGTCCTTATCCTCACTCTCCAAATATGTATTCGGTAGGTCTCACCATAGCCTCTACATTTCTGTATCAGCCAGAATAGACTAGGGTGTTGACATGatttgcctctgtgtccccacccaaatctcatgttgaattgtaatcctctgTGTTAGACGAGGGGCCAGCtcggaggtgattggatcatgggggtggatttctccaTGCTCTTCTCATGGTGGTGGGTTCTCATGagctctggttgtttaaaagtgtgcagcacctccccaactctctcttcctccttctctagcCATAtaaaatgtgcctgcttccccttggccttctgctatgattgtaagtttcctaaggtctccctagccatgcttcctgtacagcctgcagaactgtgagtcaattaaacctcttttctttatgaaattacccagtctcaggtagttctttatagcagtgggagaacagactaatacagatgtgCTGTGGAACATGCAGTCTCCAAATCTCAATGGcataaaacaaaatgagtttattttttacttatgcTTCATGTCCATTGAGGGTTAACAGAGGGCTTCTGCTAACTGTAGTCTTTTAGAGACCCAAGCTGACAAGGCGACCACCATCTTGAATGTTGCCAGTCAGTATTCCAGAGGGAAAGAGTTCAGAAGGGTCTGGCACAAACACTTCAACTTACAGCTTATTGGTCAGATCTAGTCATTCGGCTCCACGTAACCATAAATTGGTCAGGAAGTGTAATCCTATGCTATGTCTAGAAGGTGGAGGGATGGACGTGTTTGATGATCAGCACCAATAACTACCACCGTTTTTTAccctcttttctgtattttccatccttttatttgagtttattctggatattttcttgtgacatgtttttcagtttactAATTCTCTCTTCAGCTGTATCCAGCTAGTTATTAAATCCATGCACTTTGTTCTTAATTTTGGTTTTCAtgtcaaaatttttatttggttccAGTTCACTGCTGAAATTCTCAATCTAGTCTCTCTTTTGAGCAGAGTAAATATAGTTATTTGAAAACCTGTAGATAACTTTAATATCCTGATCCCTCATGGAGCTATTTCTATAATCTGTAGTTTCTGCAGGTTTTTGTTGATATTGTCTTGTATTTtcctgttcctttttattttatttttttgagtagagtctccctctgtcacccaggctggagtgcagtggcatgatgtcagctcactgcaacttctgcctcccaggttcaagcgatccttgtgcctcagcctctggactaGCTGGTACTACCAGCGTGCTGCACCACtgtagggctgagggccccacagggtcataGGGTGAGCCTGATGCTGTGCGGAggcgcaggatccgagaaatagagacaggacacagaagtacaaagaaaacgcagctgggctcgGGGGGCCACGTCACCCATGagcggagtcaggcgaggccccgaGTGTCCGGAAGcctgagtatttattgtgtataggttagggggcagggcagtgagtgaaatcatctttaaggatagtgattgggtcatgagcaataaaacaaggggtccacccccattaggtcaccgaggcttgaagaTGGGCCTtgcacagtgaagagggtgcagtgtgcaagacttctatgggcaaactacttctaagaagatttatgggaggatgcttaagtcacacagcagtgacaggGCTGTCAAAGTTAccaccaccttctggcagcttccattgggttctatgggaagatgcttttcgagCAGCACAGCAGCAAGAGCTAATGAAGTTCACAGTCCccaaggtggattgccggtctgagggcagccttccacaggAACTGGAGCAGGGTCCTGCAGCTCCTTCATCAGGAGGAgcggctctcgccccaagcctgccacacagcgggtatctttacgacactgaacgctgccgcctgggccgtggagtcttgtcctggtataactgttttcccttaaaccatgctctgcactgtgtctgctctaggaattcctctgattataagctgcttatttctcaattcatgctctgtactgtgtccactctaggcattcctccgattattaactaagatataattatatgtatatacgtagggaaatattcttcaggcactcatactatcaactattaatGATTACATAGAGAGAATTATATAATgggattcttcaagccctaattctataaactaatatatgattatgtaaaggattatacaaaaggaaatagctgagtagtgaCACTAtgaagtgagatattcctcaagccctaactgtgccagggctctgctcagctctccttcctcagtgcctATGTGGGGGGTTACCCACACACCAcatcagctcatttttgtatttttagtagagacagggtttcgccatgttggccaggctggtcttggaactcctaggctcaagcagtctgcatgcctcagcctcccaaagtgctgggattacaggcatgagccaccttgcctggccatgtCATGTGTTTTATTGGTAGGAATAATTTGAAGCCTAGGAAGgtatttttcactcttttttcacTGAGGATTTAGCTTTTGCCATGTGTTGGGGGTACTAACAGTCTGGAGTCATTTTGCCAATTTCAGGGATTGAGGTGATTTTAAGCTAAGCTGAAGTCACCCTTTGTCCTTAGGACCCCAGAGTGAGGATTACATTTACATAAATGCCTTCACTCACCCACCCACGttcatatttgtaaatttatatttacaaatgtaGACAGTCATTGACGAATGTGCAGAGAAATGTGCACAAATGAATATGTCTGTGTGGTTGTCTCTCCTGTGTACCCATTTATCTGCCAAAACAATTAGGTGTACGCTAACCTAGGAACTACTCAGCCACTGGGCCAGCGGACAGAAggcctgtgctgggtgctgttCTAGGTGCTTGGGGCACATCCTTGACCAAACAAAGTCCCTTCTGTCACAATTGAGTGCAGTGGAGATACCAGGCTACCAGGgcgggcagggctgggctggaatCTTAAGAAAGGTGGCCAAAGCGGGCTTTGCTGAGGTGACATCCAAGGGAAAACTCGGCGGTGAGGGAATGAGAGCTGTGAACGTCTGAGGGGCTTCCAGACAGGAGGACTGGCCAGTGTAAGACCCCAAGGGGACAGGAAGGAGCCCTGTGGCTGCGGGGGAATGAGGCTCAGAAGCTGGAGGGTTTGGGGGCTGATGGAGGAAAGGACAGGGCCAGGAGGGGGCAGTAGCAGGCAGTGAGCCTCACTCCGGCGGCTCTGGGACAGGTTTTCACGGAGGCTTGGCACCAGGCGGAGCCGCTCAGCAGAGGGCAGCCCCGCCTGAAGGATTCTGTAGCCCCAGGGTTTGTCTCATCCGCATGATGTTGGGTTCAGTTTTGCAGCATACACAAAGCAAGCAGTGTCTAAATGTCTAGAAACATGCGTATTTGCGCTCTATTTAAAGCAAAGGTCTGCGTAACATTTTGATTTTGGCCCTGGTGGGCTTTGAGATTCTGCTCCTAGCTGCTGTGAAGCAGACAGCACAGGGCTGGTCCTCAGGCTGTCATTGGCCCGCGGACCCATCGGGTGGCCGCGGAGGTGAGTTTACCCTCGGAGCTGCAGGCCCCTGCACCGCCCCCGCGTCTGTAGGTGAGCGCCTGAGTTGGCACCTGCTCAGCCAGGATGGCCGTCACCTGAGGCCACGCTGCCCGCTGTGCCATTGCTCCTCTCCCTCTGGTCTCCTCTGGCCCCGTCCCTCCCCACATCTGCGAGTTCGTCCCCATTCTGCTGTTCCTTCTCCCTGTCTGCATGGATCTGTGGCCAGTCTCCCTGGAAGAGCTGCGGAGATCTCATCTTCCCCCGCTTCCCCCCGCGCCTGGCGCCCTCCTTCCATATCACAAACGCCTCGCTCTGTGGGAACGCCACTGCTGACCCCGACCCAGTGCTGCCTTCTGCCTGCTCCGTGGCCCGTGTCTGTCACCTCTGTCTGGCCCCGCTGCCAAGCCTGCCCACACCTTCCTGGTCTGTTCTTGGCTGTGGCGCCCACCTTCAGCCACctgctctcctcctcccaggcctctGCTCTCCAGCCGACAGCTCCTTGGGCCCCAACTGTTTCCCAGGCCTAATTCTGAGTACAAGAGTCTCCCTGCACCACCTGGCCCTCCTCAGCCACTGCCTGGCCGCCTTCCGCCACCATCCAGTTATTAGGGAGCCACACTAGACAGCAGGCCCTGGTCAGCCCTGCCTTCCCAGAGCAGGCGTGGGGCAAACAGCGTTCACACACACAGCCACCCATGAACAAACAGCTTCCTGGTCAAGGGTGAGGCCGGGACTGGGCCGCCACCAGGCGCATGTGGGTCTGCCCTGAGCTCCTGCTCTCTCTTCACTGCAACTCCTCTGAGCCCCACCCCAGCTCCACAGACAGGAAGTCAGGGCCTCGCCCTGGGCGGCTGGCCTTGGAGCCCAGCTCTCTGCACCCACTCCTTGCTCCTGGAGTGCTGGGGGCTCCAGAGGGTGAGAGGCAGCGGCAGCCCCAGGGGCTGCGTTGTGCAGGCAGAGATCTGCAGGGACCACAGAGGGAGCCGCACGGTGCACGTGCTGCGGGCCGGCCGCCTGCTCAGGAAGCAGCAGTAGCAGCCCAGGCCGCAGGCGTGCACCTGGGTCCAGCAGAGGCAGGAAGCCTGGGGCGGGTCCTTGGGGGCCGTGAGGGGGAAGGAAGCCCTTGGAGGCCCAGCCACAGGAGCAGGTTCCTGCTTGGACTTGGTCAGGGAGCCCAGGAGAAATCCTGGTGGCCTGGGCTTTGGGGATGGCTGCACCCAAAGGGCCTGCCACACACCAGCTGTGAGCACTGAGGCCTTTCTGCACAATGGCGCCCTTTCTCCCAAATGGAAGAGCAGCGGCTCCTCTCCGGGCTGAGGAGACTTGGAACACGGGCACCCTGAGTGCCGGACAAATGTCATCTGTCACAGGTGGCCTCGCTAGATGCGGTGGTGAGCGTGCTGCATTCGTGGGACCTGAGCCTCACAGAGGCCATGCTCCAGAACATGGAGGCAGAGCAGCAGCGCCGGGCCCGGGAGGCCCAGCGGcaccaggaggccgaggctgagtGGTGTGGCGGGCAGGAGGGGTGTGGGAGGTGCTGGCGGGGAGCGGGGACGGCGGACGCTGGCAGGGACCTCTGCCCCAGCTCCTTCCCGTTCCCTAGCCTGACCCTCAAGGTCCAGCAGCTGGCCAGGGAGCAGCAACAGTGTTCCAAGGAGGTGAGTGTGACCTCAGGGAGGAGCCGGGGGGACAGGCACCCAGGGGAAGAGCTAGGCGAGGAAGTGACCTGGTCAGAAGGCACTGGCCGGCCTCGCCAGGGCCTGCCCATACGCCCGCCCAGCTGCAGCAGGCCTACTGCGAGCTGAGCCGGAGGATCTCAGAGCACGACCAGTGTGAGCGGAGGCACGCGGACAAGACGAAGCTGACGCTGCAGGTGGGACGTGCTGTGCCTCAACAGCCCTCCTTGTTCCACAGCAGCCCAGGGCTCCTCCCTCCCAGGCCCAGGATTTTTCGCGCTCAAACATGAGTCACCAGCCAATGGTGGCCTccttgggtggggtggggaggaggcccGGGCAGGAGCCTTCCCCAGCCAGAGCATGGGATGGGACAAGCGAGGGTCAGCGTGGCCCCTCCTCCAGGCCATTAAGGACGCAGAGGACCAGGTGGacaggctgcagcaggaggcccagaaggctgaggaggcGCTGGCTCTGGCCAGACTGGCACTGCGGGAACAGATGCAGGAGGGTGGGCCTGGCATGGGGCGCcggctgggggctgggaggcaCAGCCCAGGGTGGGGGGCGGCGTTGGCTTGCCTGTCAGCTGCACTCTGCCACCCCGACAGGTGAAGAAGAGGTGCAGGGGCTTAAGTGCCAGGTCACGGAGCTGCATGACGTGCTGATGAAGGACGTGGGCGACCGCATCCGAGCGGACGGCCGGTCAGTGCTCCCGGCCGGACGTGGTTCCAGGCCGCTGGGGTTTGGACAGACGGCACCGACCTCACGCTGTCCCCAGGTGGCCTCTCGTCATCGACCCTTCGGGCCAGGCGGCTACCTTCCTGCGCTACCAGGACACCAACTATGTGGACACGGTAAACCCGGAGCACCTGAGGCCGGAGAGGATGCGACTGGCTCTTCTGGGGGCTCTGCGGTGAGGCAGGCGGGGCGTCAGGTACAGCCACCCCACCCCCGGCCCCACCCCGCCTCATCAGCCTCCTGGGGCAGGTACGGGAAGCCGCTGGTGTTCGACCTGCGCGAGGTGGACCTGTTCCCAGCCGTGCAGCGGCAGCTGGAGGCGGTGCAGCCCGGCCTGGCCCAGGCGCTGCTGAGCCGTGGCCTGCTGGAGCAGGAGCGGTACCTGTCGCTGCTGCGGCCCACGGACGAGCCCGAGTACAGCCCCACGCAGTTCCAGGAGGCGCGCCTGGAGCACTTCCGCGTCTTTTTCGTCACCAAGGCCCAGTGGCCGCCGGCTGAGCAGCTGCAGGTGCTGCTCCCGGTGCGAGTGCAGCTCCCGGGCACAGGCCTCTAGCGCCGGCTCCAACCCCAATAAAGCGTGTGCCCCGGGGCGCGGTGCCGcctgtgctgtgtgtgtgaggggCAGGGTGGCCCGTGACTCCGACCGCGGACACAGATGTGCAGACCCCTGGGGGACCCTGCTGGGGACGGGGAGGCGCAGCGGGAGACGTGTGCGGGCGGGTGGGGCTGCAGCGCTTGGGGCTCAGCCTGGCCTCGGAGGGCAGGCGGCATCTGTGCCCGTGGGTGGGGGATGGACAGACAAATGGGAGGTAAAATGTAGTCAACTTTATTCTCCTTAAACCACAAAATAGAGTCTTTGGTTGTACAAACGTCACTAGTTACAGTCTCGCCGAGGTCTCGGCTGGGGTGGGGCAGTTAGTCAGAGGCCGGAACTCCTGCGGGGTCTCTTTAAAATGCTAAAACCCAGGTTAAAAGACTCAGGGCAAGGGTGGTGCTGGAGCTGGCAGGGCCCCAACCCCAAGTCTGGGGGAGGCACCCGCTCCTCTAGGAGGGCACAGGGCCCAGGCCACGGCGCCCAGGCCTCACGGGGCGGCGGCTGCTGCACAGTGCCACATCTTCGGGGCCCATGGCGCCGGGTGAGGGCCGGCCCAGAAGCACCAGGGCCACTTCTCCATCTTCCTCCTGTGGGCCTGGGGGGGCAGGGACGGGGGGGGCAGTGAGCCGAGGGCAGCCGGGCTCCGGGGAGCTCACCTCGCACCCAGCCCCAACTCACCAGGGCTGGGAGACGGTTCCAGGGATCTCAACTCCTCAGCAAAGTCCGGCGACTGTGATGGAGAGAGTGCTGGTGAGGCCGGTGCCCGTCCTGCCCCAGGCCACCCGCGTGGACAGGTGGGCTCCCAGCCCTGAGGCCCACAGAGCCCAGCtgaaggagggaggggatggaGAGGCGGGGCGAGGGCAGAGCGCGAGGAGGCCCTGCAGGCGCGGACAGAGGCGGCAGCAGGCGCGGGCGGGGTGGCGGGCATGCAGAGGCCTGGCGGCCGGGTACCTGGATGTCATAGACCGGCCTGGAAGAAGGCAGGGCCGCAAAGGCCCTGTAGTCAAACTTCTTTCCAGACAAGGGCTTGAAAGGACAGCGTGAGGGGGAGGCAGAGAGTGAGAGGACAGGGGTGAGGGCCACAGGGGCGGGGGCAGGCCAGACCCCCCACGTCTCGGGGGTGAAGGGCGGGCACAGCCACCGGCTCCTCACCAGGCGTCCCGGGGAGGTGCTGGTCTGGGGGCCGAGGTCTGGGGGGACAAGAAGCAGGTGTTGGAAGCGGCCCATGCGGCAGGCTGACCCCCCAACCTCCCAGACGCACGGACCTTCCACAGGGGTGGGCGACGGGGTGGGCGCGGGGGAAGGGGCCTCGGCCAGACGCTCCAGGGGCCCCCGAGTGCCCCGGCCCTCCTGGGACCTGCTGAGGACCATCTGTGCGCGGAGAGCGTCCTGCTCCAGCGACTTCATCCTGCGGAGACCAGCAAGCCTGGTGAGCCGGGCAGGAGCCGGGGCAGGCGTTGGGGCGGCGTGGGGACCCCCACTCAGGGGCCTACCTGGCCGCCCTCCACAGCGCTCGCTTCTCGGCCTCCAGGGCCCGGCGCTCCGCAGGGGACAGGGCGCGCTCCGGTGCCGGCAGCTCCGGACTCTGCACTCGAAGCCGTTCCTGGTGGCGCCGCTCAGCTTTGGCGGTCCGCACCGGGGCGCCACCtcccgggggtgggggggacacgGGGCTCTgcctagggaagggacagcatgtGCTGTGGGGAGGGTgcgtggggcgggggcggggtgtCTGGTGCGTGGGTGCTCACCCTGCAGTGGGGCTCGGGCCGGCCCACGGTGGCTCCTCGTCCTCTGGCTCCTCCTCGCCCAGGGCCTCTCCATCCAGGGCGAGCCTCGCTCCGGCCCCGGCCTCCGCCACCTCCCGCATCTGTGCTCGCTTCTGCTGCAGTTTCCGGGCTGCCAGACAGCCGGGCGGGTCAAGCTGGGCCGGccgccccccagcccccaccgcACTCTGCGCccctcaccttcctcctcctgcATCTTGCGCAAGTCATCAGCGCCCACCAGGGACACGCGCTTAGGGGGCCCCTCGGCCTGGGGCGCGCGCACCTCCAGCTCGAAGTACTTCTGCCGCTCCCGGAAGGACAGCTGCTCCGGGGAGGCCGCGGGCGTCGGGGGCTGGGGGGAGCGGGCCCTGAGGTTTGGCTGGCATTCCTCTGGGGCACCCACCACACCCACACGCAGTAGGGAGGGGTGCTGCCCCACACACCTGGGCAGGGGCGTCCTCAGGAGGGTGTGCAGTGGGCACAGCTGCGAAGGCTCTGTAGGCCTGCTTCACGTTGGCAGGCAGCTCATCCGGGGAGGGCGGGGAGGGTGGCTGGGGGGGTGGGGCTCTCGTGAGCTGCGCCGGGCAGCTGTCGGAGCTGCAGCTGCGCCCAGCCCAACACCCGCTGTCCCCACTGCCTGCCTTTGATCCCATCCACCATCCTGCCAGGGCAGGAGGCTCTGCACCCCACCCATGGGAGAGAGCACTCACGGAGCA from Saimiri boliviensis isolate mSaiBol1 chromosome 15, mSaiBol1.pri, whole genome shotgun sequence carries:
- the LOC104649947 gene encoding IQ motif and ankyrin repeat domain-containing protein 1 isoform X4; this translates as MLQNMEAEQQRRAREAQRHQEAEAEWCGGQEGCGRCWRGAGTADAGRDLCPSSFPFPSLTLKVQQLAREQQQCSKELQQAYCELSRRISEHDQCERRHADKTKLTLQAIKDAEDQVDRLQQEAQKAEEALALARLALREQMQEGEEEVQGLKCQVTELHDVLMKDVGDRIRADGRWPLVIDPSGQAATFLRYQDTNYVDTVNPEHLRPERMRLALLGALRYGKPLVFDLREVDLFPAVQRQLEAVQPGLAQALLSRGLLEQERYLSLLRPTDEPEYSPTQFQEARLEHFRVFFVTKAQWPPAEQLQVLLPVRVQLPGTGL
- the LOC104649947 gene encoding IQ motif and ankyrin repeat domain-containing protein 1 isoform X1 — encoded protein: MLQNMEAEQQRRAREAQRHQEAEAEWCGGQEGCGRCWRGAGTADAGRDLCPSSFPFPSLTLKVQQLAREQQQCSKELQQAYCELSRRISEHDQCERRHADKTKLTLQAIKDAEDQVDRLQQEAQKAEEALALARLALREQMQEGEEEVQGLKCQVTELHDVLMKDVGDRIRADGRSVLPAGRGSRPLGFGQTAPTSRCPQVASRHRPFGPGGYLPALPGHQLCGHGKPGAPEAGEDATGSSGGSAVRQAGRQVQPPHPRPHPASSASWGRYGKPLVFDLREVDLFPAVQRQLEAVQPGLAQALLSRGLLEQERYLSLLRPTDEPEYSPTQFQEARLEHFRVFFVTKAQWPPAEQLQVLLPVRVQLPGTGL
- the LOC104649947 gene encoding uncharacterized protein LOC104649947 isoform X3 — its product is MLQNMEAEQQRRAREAQRHQEAEAEWCGGQEGCGRCWRGAGTADAGRDLCPSSFPFPSLTLKVQQLAREQQQCSKELQQAYCELSRRISEHDQCERRHADKTKLTLQAIKDAEDQVDRLQQEAQKAEEALALARLALREQMQEGEEEVQGLKCQVTELHDVLMKDVGDRIRADGRSVLPAGRGSRPLGFGQTAPTSRCPQVASRHRPFGPGGYLPALPGHQLCGHGKPGAPEAGEDATGSSGGSAVREAAGVRPARGGPVPSRAAAAGGGAARPGPGAAEPWPAGAGAVPVAAAAHGRARVQPHAVPGGAPGALPRLFRHQGPVAAG
- the LOC104649947 gene encoding IQ motif and ankyrin repeat domain-containing protein 1 isoform X2 codes for the protein MLQNMEAEQQRRAREAQRHQEAEAECLTLKVQQLAREQQQCSKELQQAYCELSRRISEHDQCERRHADKTKLTLQAIKDAEDQVDRLQQEAQKAEEALALARLALREQMQEGEEEVQGLKCQVTELHDVLMKDVGDRIRADGRSVLPAGRGSRPLGFGQTAPTSRCPQVASRHRPFGPGGYLPALPGHQLCGHGKPGAPEAGEDATGSSGGSAVRQAGRQVQPPHPRPHPASSASWGRYGKPLVFDLREVDLFPAVQRQLEAVQPGLAQALLSRGLLEQERYLSLLRPTDEPEYSPTQFQEARLEHFRVFFVTKAQWPPAEQLQVLLPVRVQLPGTGL